CCTACTCTCTTTCCTCCAGTATCTTATTACTATTCTACTACTTTCGTTTGAAAAGTCTAGTGAAAACATATTTTATTTTAGTCCTACTCCCCCTATGCTGAAGTTCAAACTAAGTCAATCTCTCTTCTAATTTGAAATCAATCGGTAGGGTTGCTAAAAAACGTTCCAATTGTTTTTCCCAATAATACCACTCGTGAGTTCCAGCGCTATGGCTATAGGTCACATCAAAACCTAGTTTTTTGAGATTTTTCACTGCGAGATTATTGGCTTCATACAAGAAATCCTGCTCGCCACACCAAGCCCAGAGCTTGGTCTTTTTATCCGATTTTTTAGCCAGACTTTCAAGAGAATAGGGGCTAGCTGTCCAATCTTTAATCTCCCCAAACACACCTCTCCAATAAGCCGGTGTTCCCAAATCTTGGCTTTCAGGAGAAAAATCTTGAAAGCTAAGAGCACCTGAAAAACTAGCTGCATGAGAAAAACAATTTGTAGCAAGAGCCAATTTGAAACAGCCATAGCCTCCCATAGAGAGACCAGCGATAAAGGTCTTTTCACGCTTGCTAGTCATGTTAGGGAAGAAGCGTTTTAAAACCTCTGGCAATTCCTCTGCTAGAGCTGTGTAATAGTCAAAACCATATTGGGTATCGGTGTACCAACCGTTGCTGGTATTAGGCATGACAACGATGAGATTGGTTCCTCGAAGCAAGCGTTCTACATTGGTCCGCTTGAGCCAGCTATTATGGTTGCCAGACATCCCATGCAAGAGGTACAAGACGGGAATATCTTTACAATCTGGTTCTTCCACTCGATTGGCATCGGGGTAAAGAACATTCACTCCCCACTCCATATCCAAAACTTGTGAGTAATACTCGATTTTCATTACTGCCATAATTTTTCCTCTATTTTTCTATAAGAAAAAGCCGAAACTCGACTTTCTCCCTGTTTATTTCAACGATTATTTTGCTTCCATGACTACTGGTAAAATAGCTGGACGACGTTTGGTTTGGTCAAAGAGATACTTGGTAAGATTATCACGAACCTTCCCTTTAAGGTCTGCCCAGTCAAAGTCATCTCCTTGAAGATAGTCTTCTACCGTTTGATTAATCAATTCTGAACTTTCACGGAGAATATCGCGACTCTTCTTGAGATAAACAAATCCACGCGTGTGAACACGAGCCTTGGCCACAATTTTCTTCTCACGTCGGTTAACTGTAATTGCGACGATGAAAATGCCATCCTCTGACAAGACCTTACGATCACGAAGAACCACATTTCCAACATCACCGATAGCATTCCCGTCAATCAAGACATCCCCTGCTGAAACTGCGCCAGCCGGGACAAAGTCCCCATTCTCATAAGCCATGCTGGTTCCCTTTTTAGGGATGAAAATGCGTTCTGGCAACATACCTACTGCCATAGCAGCCTTAGCATGGGCATCCAACTCGCGGTATTCCCCTTGAATTGGGAAGAGATACTTAGGTTGCAAGAGATTGATCATCAACTGCAAATCACGCGCATTTCCGTGCCCTGATACATGTAAACTTTGGGTAATCAATTTGACAACCCCTCCTGCCTGATAAATCATATTTTCCACACGCGCAACGAAGGCTTCTTTAGCAATAGACGGAGCCGTAGCAATATAGACCAGGTCCCCATCCTTGATTTCTACATAACGATGGCGACCAATCGACATCTTACGAAGTCCATTGATAGGTTCACCCATACGACCTGTCTCAAGAATAATCAACTCATGGTCTTCAAAGCGAGACATATCTTTCGGCTTAATCAAGAGAATTTCGTTGGCTAAAGACAACTTCTTGAGACGAATCGCTGTGCGGACGATATTTTCAATATCAAATCCTGTCAAGACGATACGTCGACCTGTTTTATCCGCAGCGTCAAAAATCTGCTGGATACGAGAAAGGTTACTGGAAACAGCTGCAACGATGATACGACCTTCCCAGTCAGCAATGGTTTGGGTAATTTCATCTCTAACTTCACTTTCACTAGCCACCTGAATATTGCTGTCCGCATTGGCCGAATCA
The Streptococcus toyakuensis genome window above contains:
- a CDS encoding alpha/beta hydrolase; protein product: MAVMKIEYYSQVLDMEWGVNVLYPDANRVEEPDCKDIPVLYLLHGMSGNHNSWLKRTNVERLLRGTNLIVVMPNTSNGWYTDTQYGFDYYTALAEELPEVLKRFFPNMTSKREKTFIAGLSMGGYGCFKLALATNCFSHAASFSGALSFQDFSPESQDLGTPAYWRGVFGEIKDWTASPYSLESLAKKSDKKTKLWAWCGEQDFLYEANNLAVKNLKKLGFDVTYSHSAGTHEWYYWEKQLERFLATLPIDFKLEERLT
- a CDS encoding ribonuclease J; this encodes MSNISLTTLGGVRENGKNMYIAEIGESIFVLNAGLKYPENEQLGVDVVIPKMDYLFENKDRIAGVFLTHGHADAIGALPYLLAEAKVPVFGSELTIELAKLFVKGNDAVKKFNDFHVIDEDTEIDFGGTVVSFFPTTYSVPESLGIVLKTAEGSIVYTGDFKFDQTASESYATDFARLAEIGRDGVLALLSDSANADSNIQVASESEVRDEITQTIADWEGRIIVAAVSSNLSRIQQIFDAADKTGRRIVLTGFDIENIVRTAIRLKKLSLANEILLIKPKDMSRFEDHELIILETGRMGEPINGLRKMSIGRHRYVEIKDGDLVYIATAPSIAKEAFVARVENMIYQAGGVVKLITQSLHVSGHGNARDLQLMINLLQPKYLFPIQGEYRELDAHAKAAMAVGMLPERIFIPKKGTSMAYENGDFVPAGAVSAGDVLIDGNAIGDVGNVVLRDRKVLSEDGIFIVAITVNRREKKIVAKARVHTRGFVYLKKSRDILRESSELINQTVEDYLQGDDFDWADLKGKVRDNLTKYLFDQTKRRPAILPVVMEAK